One genomic segment of Ferrimonas sp. YFM includes these proteins:
- a CDS encoding TIGR03503 family protein — MSRWKAVFLLFLLLAGTRAWALSPQALKLLDNRFRVDYGIEAITMLVQRKEHSSPVIVVLPDGSKWYSHRHPKNVSWSEGPGGDMIRVANPTPGPWQLIGQVSENSKILLISDIQLKLDPLPKKVFRGERIKLHASIEGDNNTLSIRDFHKMLKWKVNLVSANRRGDENYAAGVKKIGGFEDDGTKLDERPSDGHFTSSLDFDQPSGLYGLRLEVGNEVFNRTVDQDLEIIPQPFRLSVPQKPGTDPDEYRVQVNVDQQDLMPGELHLVIQVRAPSGMMGELTVTPQEEVQSYPLPMVMEMGSYLIKGTAVGTTASGEEFFLNLPELNFYVAPPPPPSLSPSERAALVQEQMQEKEDAARFRVISIVVGANAVLLLFGLGVLLFWRKRMRLMEQLEAVPLVEEPEIEPDKIDLTTDSDR; from the coding sequence ATGAGTCGATGGAAGGCGGTGTTTCTGCTGTTCCTGCTGCTGGCGGGGACACGCGCCTGGGCGCTATCGCCGCAGGCGTTGAAACTGCTGGATAACCGCTTTCGGGTGGATTATGGCATTGAAGCCATCACCATGCTGGTCCAGCGTAAGGAGCACAGCTCGCCGGTCATTGTGGTGCTGCCCGACGGCAGCAAGTGGTACTCCCACCGCCATCCGAAGAACGTCAGTTGGAGCGAGGGCCCCGGCGGCGACATGATCCGGGTCGCCAACCCCACTCCAGGCCCCTGGCAACTCATTGGCCAGGTCAGCGAAAACAGTAAAATCCTCCTTATCAGCGACATACAGCTGAAGCTGGACCCTCTGCCGAAGAAGGTGTTTCGCGGGGAGCGCATCAAGCTCCACGCCAGCATCGAGGGCGACAACAACACCCTCTCCATCCGGGACTTCCACAAGATGCTCAAGTGGAAGGTGAACCTGGTCAGTGCCAACCGCCGCGGCGATGAAAACTACGCCGCTGGCGTGAAGAAAATTGGCGGCTTCGAGGATGATGGCACCAAGCTGGACGAGCGCCCCAGTGATGGCCACTTCACCTCCTCCCTGGATTTTGACCAGCCCTCTGGCCTCTATGGTTTGCGGCTTGAAGTGGGCAACGAAGTGTTTAACCGCACCGTCGACCAGGACCTGGAGATCATCCCTCAGCCCTTCAGGCTGTCGGTACCGCAGAAGCCCGGGACCGACCCCGATGAGTACCGGGTGCAGGTCAATGTGGACCAGCAGGATCTGATGCCGGGAGAGCTGCATCTGGTGATCCAGGTTCGTGCGCCATCGGGCATGATGGGGGAGCTGACGGTGACCCCCCAGGAGGAGGTGCAAAGCTATCCTCTGCCGATGGTGATGGAGATGGGCAGCTATCTGATCAAAGGCACCGCCGTGGGCACCACGGCGTCAGGAGAGGAGTTTTTCCTGAACCTGCCTGAGCTCAATTTCTATGTGGCGCCGCCACCGCCGCCAAGCCTCAGTCCCTCCGAGCGGGCCGCCCTGGTTCAGGAGCAGATGCAGGAGAAAGAGGATGCGGCGCGTTTTCGGGTCATCAGCATCGTGGTTGGGGCCAATGCCGTGCTGCTGCTGTTTGGTCTGGGCGTTTTGCTGTTCTGGCGCAAGAGGATGCGCCTGATGGAGCAGCTTGAAGCTGTCCCTCTGGTGGAGGAGCCGGAGATTGAGCCGGATAAGATCGACTTGACCACAGACAGTGACAGATAA
- a CDS encoding HD domain-containing phosphohydrolase: MTSTSTAPIKVDVLGISGLQWALLDADLKVHQASAEFLANFAANQDLPLPLHQLLPTLNADQQMSLRYLQQRTQFQCVSVQGKGLHCIAAPTGNAHLPICLSLMAFDLDNRWLMELHPNYNHALYSSDQWIAHLETVIKSAPEETLNQLVSRAVHITQSQDGYLMHYNSGKRALSLTARHRIRNLESEPFSIDTCPSLAICVDESSAYICNDLDSEPLPFLTGQSVRNHLSVPVTYRGAIVGVVGVFNRDKPYTEVDAKSLMVYGTIIWHAIQLPKTLKVVAEQSRVIRQQKQQLNHSLVQLVGAIADALEVNDPYTAGHQRSVAKLAHRIGRRMGLTHHQLEGLKLGGLIHDIGKLAIPTQLLTKPSRLTDEEFDLIKTHSERGAEIIKDVEFPWPIRDMILQHHERLDGSGYPYGLKESQILIESQILAVADVSDSILSHRPYRPALGFDKLKEVLMQGRGTEFNSEAVDICLEFLCEERTQSVDCIDAIPLGKVLTLDLDATLAQAEEKMNRADLSVALVMDEDGHTVRGYITSAMLTFWHSPLLDTAAERTLDRELQHRKLHQVMKHEVPSIERCASLENASTQLQASHEHFLLVTGVNGNPVGILTWPPLAQALQDKLANNQGLTPTTSPTA; the protein is encoded by the coding sequence ATGACCAGCACAAGCACTGCGCCAATCAAGGTTGATGTACTGGGGATCAGTGGCCTGCAATGGGCACTGCTCGATGCCGACCTCAAGGTGCATCAGGCCAGCGCGGAGTTCCTTGCCAACTTCGCCGCAAACCAGGACTTGCCCCTACCCCTGCACCAATTGCTGCCCACCCTCAATGCGGATCAGCAGATGAGCCTGCGTTATCTGCAGCAAAGGACCCAGTTCCAATGCGTCTCTGTCCAAGGTAAGGGGCTGCACTGCATCGCCGCACCAACGGGCAATGCTCACCTGCCCATCTGTCTGTCACTGATGGCGTTTGACCTGGACAACCGCTGGCTGATGGAGCTCCACCCCAATTACAACCACGCGCTCTACTCCAGCGATCAGTGGATAGCTCACCTGGAAACGGTGATCAAAAGCGCCCCGGAGGAAACCCTCAATCAGCTGGTCAGCCGGGCGGTGCACATCACCCAGTCTCAGGACGGATATCTGATGCACTACAACTCAGGCAAGCGAGCGCTGAGCCTGACCGCAAGACACCGAATACGCAACCTGGAATCAGAGCCGTTTTCCATCGACACCTGCCCCTCCCTGGCCATCTGTGTCGATGAGTCCAGTGCCTACATCTGCAACGATCTCGACAGCGAGCCCCTGCCCTTTTTGACCGGGCAGAGTGTCCGCAATCATTTGAGCGTACCTGTGACCTATCGCGGAGCCATCGTCGGGGTGGTGGGGGTGTTTAACCGGGACAAGCCCTATACCGAGGTGGATGCCAAAAGCCTGATGGTGTACGGCACCATCATCTGGCACGCCATCCAGTTGCCTAAGACCCTTAAGGTGGTGGCTGAGCAATCCCGCGTCATTCGGCAGCAGAAACAACAGCTGAACCATTCTCTGGTTCAACTGGTGGGCGCCATTGCCGATGCCCTCGAAGTCAATGATCCCTACACCGCTGGCCATCAGCGTTCTGTCGCCAAGCTGGCACACCGCATTGGACGCAGAATGGGGCTGACCCACCACCAACTGGAGGGCCTGAAGCTGGGTGGCCTGATCCACGATATCGGCAAACTGGCCATCCCCACTCAGTTGCTGACCAAGCCTTCACGCCTGACAGACGAGGAGTTTGACCTCATCAAAACTCATTCGGAACGGGGCGCGGAAATCATCAAGGATGTGGAGTTTCCCTGGCCCATTCGCGACATGATCCTGCAGCATCATGAGCGACTGGATGGATCCGGCTACCCCTATGGCCTGAAGGAATCGCAGATACTCATCGAGTCCCAGATTCTGGCGGTAGCCGACGTGTCCGATTCCATCCTCTCCCATCGCCCCTACCGGCCGGCCCTGGGTTTTGACAAACTCAAAGAGGTGCTGATGCAGGGGCGAGGCACAGAGTTCAACAGCGAAGCGGTGGACATCTGCCTGGAGTTTCTCTGTGAAGAGCGCACCCAGTCTGTGGATTGCATCGACGCCATCCCACTGGGCAAGGTGCTGACACTGGACCTGGACGCCACCCTGGCTCAGGCAGAGGAGAAGATGAACCGGGCCGACCTCAGTGTGGCCCTGGTGATGGATGAGGATGGCCATACGGTGCGCGGCTACATCACCAGCGCCATGCTCACCTTCTGGCACAGCCCTCTGCTGGATACCGCGGCGGAGCGCACCCTGGACCGGGAGCTGCAGCACCGCAAGCTGCATCAGGTGATGAAACATGAAGTGCCCAGCATCGAGCGCTGCGCCTCCCTGGAGAACGCCTCCACCCAGCTGCAGGCCTCACACGAACACTTCCTGCTGGTGACCGGGGTTAATGGTAACCCTGTGGGCATACTGACCTGGCCTCCTCTGGCCCAGGCTCTGCAAGACAAGCTGGCCAACAACCAGGGTCTCACGCCGACGACTTCGCCAACCGCCTGA
- a CDS encoding TDT family transporter, whose amino-acid sequence MSTLLHQKSQHLPTPMAGLALGIASLGLCLEQRLDAGLWIQLTLATVAAALWLMLTVKFLLHPSLLRKEIACPLVGSVIPTYAMGAMILSKTLGLYQPGAATLLWSGAVVMHLILMTLFLYHRLKEPRLTTMLPSWFVPPVGIIVAALSYPNDAVYPLAKGLMWLGLANYALLLPLMIYRLTCHRWDDPKGYPTFAIMAAPASLALTGYLAVVHQPDTLIINTLLPLALLMTTLVYLAMFRLLRLPFSPGYAAFTFPLVISATALYQCLDKAAMGASELTAVLRPLADLELLLASLMVGYVALRYAVHFWPSRQPGQ is encoded by the coding sequence ATGAGCACTCTCCTCCATCAAAAGTCCCAACACCTCCCCACTCCCATGGCCGGTCTGGCACTGGGCATCGCCAGCCTGGGACTGTGCCTGGAGCAAAGATTGGATGCGGGATTGTGGATTCAGCTGACCCTGGCCACCGTCGCGGCAGCGCTCTGGCTGATGCTGACAGTAAAGTTCCTGCTGCACCCCTCTTTATTGCGAAAGGAGATCGCCTGTCCGCTGGTGGGCAGCGTAATCCCCACTTACGCCATGGGCGCCATGATCCTCTCCAAGACCCTGGGGCTGTATCAACCCGGGGCTGCCACCCTGTTGTGGAGCGGTGCCGTGGTCATGCACCTGATTCTGATGACCCTGTTCCTCTACCACAGGCTGAAAGAGCCCAGGCTCACCACCATGTTACCCAGTTGGTTTGTGCCCCCGGTTGGGATCATTGTGGCTGCCCTCTCCTACCCCAATGACGCCGTCTACCCATTGGCAAAGGGCCTGATGTGGCTGGGACTGGCCAACTACGCCTTATTGCTGCCGCTGATGATCTACCGGTTGACCTGCCACCGCTGGGACGACCCCAAAGGCTACCCCACCTTTGCGATTATGGCGGCCCCGGCCAGCCTGGCACTGACCGGTTACCTGGCGGTAGTGCATCAACCTGACACCCTGATCATCAACACCCTGCTGCCTCTGGCACTGCTGATGACCACCCTGGTGTACCTGGCCATGTTCCGGCTGCTGCGTCTGCCTTTCAGCCCAGGGTATGCGGCGTTCACCTTTCCGCTGGTGATCTCCGCCACTGCCCTCTATCAATGTTTGGACAAAGCCGCCATGGGCGCGTCAGAGCTGACTGCGGTGCTAAGACCACTGGCCGACCTTGAGCTGTTGCTGGCCAGCCTGATGGTGGGCTATGTGGCGCTGCGCTACGCGGTCCACTTCTGGCCCAGCCGCCAGCCGGGACAATAA